The genomic region ACTGCCAAAAAGCCTAACAAAAATTTATAGGCATCTAACTTCAATGGGTCTAAAAGGAGAACTGCCACCTGAAATTGGAAGCCTTACTGCTCTTCAAAGTCTGTAAGTTCAAGTTATATACATCAATTACAAGTACAGAATTGGCTTCCTGCGGGTAATTTTCAGGCTTTGAATTCAATTCTAGATTAACTAAATCAAGCTGTTGTTGCAGAGATTTATCGTACAACACAGGCTTGACTGGACAAATTCCGTCAAGTCTAGGAAACTTGGGCAGACTTTTCGAGCTGTAAGCATATGTCAAATCCATAGCCATTCTTCGCTGGTTCTGCACAGTCCATGCTAATTATTTATTGCGTGTATAGGTTGTTAATTGGGTGCAGTTTAAGTGGGCGCATTCCAGCTGAACTTGGCAACCTGCAAAGGCTTAAAACTCTGTAAGAAACCCAACAGAATTGTTCAGAAATTGCTAGACTTTATATGATGTGTTGATACATAAATTGTTTATCAGGGATCTGAATACCAACAAATTAGGTGGAACTATTCCTGCGGAATTGGGCAACCTTAGCAGACTTTACTGGTTCGACATTTCCAGCAATAACATTCGCGGAACACTTCCAGTCGAGCTTGGGAAGCTTGGAAAAGCCGCTCACTTGtaagcattttatttattttttatttttatttctgctAATCATCTCTGTATATTGTGTAGTCATTCAATTCTCCTGATCGGGAAACTAAACTCTGCTTGATTGATCAATTGCTGAAGCCACTTCAATAAAAACCAACTGCAAGGCCCCATTCCGCCTGAAATTTTCCACGAAAAAATGTCCATCATACATGTGTAAGTCCGGACATccattctttttttctttctttttaataaATGATTTGTTTTCTGCCAAATCGTTAGGAGAAAGCATTATGTGCAGGCTGTTTGATCAAAATAATTTCAGTGGAATGATACCCTCAACACTGGGTCTTGTTAAGACCATACAAATTCTGTGAGTCCTATATTTTAGTCTCATAGATTTTCATTCTTCGCAAGATTTTTCCACGTTGTTACTGAAAAAGCATTTTAACAGGAAATTTGATCGAAACCATTTGGAAGGTGGAATACCGTCAAACATTAGCTCCTTGGAAAACCTATCTGACATGTAAGATTTCATCCATTTATATTTCATAGAAGTAATTTGTAACAACATTTTAACATTTCCTTTTTCATATATTTCAGGCGTCTTTCAAACAATGAACTGAAGGGTCAAATACCTGATTTATCCGTGCTGAGCAACCTACAGTACTTGTAAGTCAATGGGAAACTATATCCAAACTTCAGAAGACAGCGCTCTGTTTATGATCTTGATGATTTTAAAATGGTTTAATTCATACGgtctaatatttttatttaaaaaaaaacaaactatTATACAATTCAACCGTATAAACAACTTACAGCACAAATTGAATCACCATAACACAGAGTACAAATTTTGGTGATGAGTATAGCAGCAAAACTACTGTATATTACTTCTAAATTGACTGAGTCAAACTGAAATAGCTCGAACCCTTTTCTAATGGAGAGCGGAGGAGGAAGAGAAGAGCAAGCGGAGGGAATGCAAAATAAACTCAATTTGAACAATTTATTTAAACAGTTCTTTTTATCAGATAGACTTTGACACGTTCTGCATCATTTAGCAAACAAATTCGTCTATTTATGCTTTTTTatcaataatgttgttttgcaggGACCTGAGCAACAATTCATTTGACGCGTCCCCTGTTCCTCAATGGATTTCTTCATTGACCTTGTTAACTACAATGTTAGTCAAAACTCCAAACTAATCAAAATACTTGGGAAAGATAGTTTAAATGGACTAGGAAAGAATATTGATATGCTCTGATTGGCTACTTCCTTGCTTTTCGAATTTTTCCGCAGTGCCATAGAAAATGGAAAATTGAATGGATCGTTACCTTCTAGCGTTTTAAAATTACCACAGCTGGAGACATTGTGAGTATACTTACCACTTTCTTCTTTCTGTAGTAAATTTGAAGGTCTAAATAAAAGATCTAGTGGTTGTCTTTAAACGTCAATTTCGAATGAGCAGGAGGATGGCGGGAAATTTCATCAATGGAGTTGTGGACCTTAGCGGCTTAACAGGACAGACACTGCAACTAGTAGATTTAGAGTATAACAACATCACAAGCTTTAACCCGCTAAACACTCCCATGGACGTGTAAGCATTCTTCTTTTGCGATGGGGATCTCAACATTAATGGAATAAAAAGAAGTCACACACTTATTTTCTCTGTATCTGTCATGTGTGCTCGCTAGTTTATTGATCTATTGTATCTTTTAATGAAAGACAAACCACAGGTGATAGTTGAGTTGAATAGTTTCCCTCAGTGATGGTAAGCTAATGGGCCACATTTTTTTTTGAGATGGCAGCAATTTCTTCGGTAACCCGGTCTGTGCTGACGGATCACAACAATTAAAGTTGAAAGCTTGTCATCCAGAAAAGGCAGCAATTGGCACTCCCTACACAACTGTTACAAAAGATTGTGGGGAAGCTACGAAATGTGGAGAGAATCTGAAAATCGATCCTGTTGATTGTGAATGTGCAATGCCCTTTGAAGGGTATCTGATATTCAGAGCTCCTTCCTTTGCAACTCTGAACATTATTTCCAGATTccaaaaactagagaaatccttaaTGAACCTCACAAACTTGGTGGGCTTGACAAACTCATCGGTATACATTTTTTGCTGCATGTCTTTTAACATGGATGACTCTCTCAAAATACCCATACGGATTTTTCCACCGGTTCGAATGAAGTATTTTGGGCAAGCATATGTTGTAAATCTGATTTACAGTTTAAGCAATCAGTCTTACAACCCACCGACTGAATTCGGACCCTATTATTTCATACCGACTTCATACACCCACCCTGGTGAGATTGTCCTTCCTTTTCACGTTTGGTTTTTGAGAGGCCACCATTTATAAATTTACTAGATGTTTCCTAAATCAAAATTTCCCTCTTTGTTTCAGATCCTTCCAAAGGCTCAAGTAAAGTGCCAGTTATTGGTATAGCAATTGGTGTGCCATTGGCAGTCCTTGCCATTCTTGGCATGGGGATCTATATAATCATAttaaaaaggaaagcaaaaagggCAGCTAAAAATAGCAGACCATTTGGTATACAATATTTCTCCAAAAAGTTAAATTGCAAAGAATCTGCATGCTCTTGCCTCAATTTGCGTGGACTGTGTTATAAATTGATTTATTTCTGGGAGTGTATTTGTTTATTGTTCAGGTTCCTGGGGATTTGCAAGCGGCGAATGTAACGGAGATGCCCCCAAACTGAAAGGAGCAAGGTGGTTTACATTCGAGGAACTCAAACAGGCAACAAACAATTTCTCCACTGAGAATGAAATTGGAGCTGGAGGTTATGGCAAGGTATATTATGTCACCTTTCATTTCTCTATTGCCTTACTTAATTTTAACTAAAGTGTATTATTGAAGCCCTGTTTTGATTATACATATCACAAATCATAAAATCTCTGCTTCTACCAAATAATAGATTTTAGGGTTTCAAAGAGTCGATTCTTCACTTTCCAAGTGCAAAATGAATGAGCTTGCAATTTGTTTGCATGGAAGTGCAGGTGTACAAAGGGATCCTGGCGGAGAGTAGACAAATGGTGGCTGTGAAGAGAGCAAAGGCAGAGTCTTTGCAGGGGGGAGGGGAATTCAAGACCGAAATAGAACTGCTGTCGCGTGTTCATCACAAGAATCTGGTGGGACTCATCGGATTTTGTTCTGAAGAAGGGGAACATATGCTTGTCTACGAATTCATGCCAAATGCCTCACTCAGGGACAATCTCTCTGGTACATTTCTCCCTGCTCTGCCTTCAAAGTTTAAACAAATCCCCATTTTCTAATCTGCAAGGACATTTTGAACACAATTTTATGTGAACAGGCAGAACAGGGATAACCCTTGATTGGAGAAGAAGAATTCAAATTGCTTTGGGGGCAGCTAGAGGACTAACGTACCTCCACGATCATGCAAACCCTGCAATAATTCACAGAGACGTGAAATCCAGCAACATCCTGCTTGATGAAAACCTGAATCCCAAGGTAGCAGATTTCGGGCTTTCGAAACTCATAGCAGACACAGGCGGCAGGGGCCATATCACAAGCCAAGTCAAGGGAACAATGGTAAGTACAACTCTCAAATCAAATGCTGTTTAGGCTCATTCTAATGTCTGTGCTAGCTCAAATTCAGACAAAATCTTGTTGAAAtatttggtaaatttttttttattttttttttctttatttcttaaataAAATTGAGAGGTGTATAATTGGGCAGGGGTACCTGGACCCAGAGTATTATATGACACATCAACTAACTCAGAAGAGCGACGTGTACAGTTTCGGTGTAGTACTGCTAGAAATGTTAAGTGCGAGGCAACCCATAGAGCGAGGTAAATATCTGGTTAGAGAAGTGAAGAGTGCTAGTGAAAGAGGAGGGAGAGATATTCTTGCAGAGCTGCAGCTGTTGGATCCAGTTCTCAGAAACTCTCCCATCTCTCCCTCTGTTTTGGATTGCTTTGTAAAGTTAGCAGTGAGTTGTTGTGAAGACGAGGGTGCATGTCGACCGAAAATGAGTGAAGTGGTGAAGGAGCTTGAGTCCATGGCGGACAAGTGTGGAGGTAATGATATAGAGcgtgagagagagatggaagatgGGGAGGCTACATTTAGAAAGCTCGGGTTTCATCGTTTGGCTAACTCTGCGTCAGCTTCATTTGATTACAGTGGTAGTGGTGGACATATTGTGCCTCCAATCGTAGAACCCAAGTAATCTTGGAGCTTGTGTTGGCACAACTGCATCTTTGCATAAATTTGTGGATACAACTGCATCAATGTCTTTTTCCTATTCAAGTTAATGGTAACAATGTGTAGATGTTAAAGATGAAGATAGAAGATTTATTAATTGATAGAGGACTATGTAATGATGTCAATGAGAAAGTTTAAAGGCATTAAAATGCTATTTTATAAATTTAGTATGATGTCATGGGCTATAAAGCCAAGGGTATAATTTGGGTATAATCAAATTAGTCATGGCAAGCTCTATTTTAATAAATTTCTAATATCTATCTATAAAGAAAGCATGCAAGAAGTTAGGTGAGATATATAAAGATAAACTATTTGtgaacaaaattttctttcttAAGGAAGAATTTGTCTCTCTTGATAATGGAAGAAGATGGATGAGTTATAAACCATCTATAATCATTCAATGTGTCTTTTATTAAGATAAGAAGGGATTTGATAGAGCCCATACCCTAGAACAAAGAAAAAATAAGAAGGTTATCCAAGAAGTAACCAAAACTAAGATTAAACAACATTTGAAATGATATTTTGTACACCTTTCTTTCTTAGAAGAACAACTTTCTAGCCTAAGTTGTCTTCTAGATTCAAATACCTTTAATAAGAGGGGACTCCTTCAACAACCCCAACTAAGGGCACCACACAATCTAAGGAAATACCTTGAGAAGAATTAGAAACTTTAACAATTAAATCAAAGAGAGCATTAGAAGAATGACAAGCAACAACAGAATTTGAAAGGGTGAACTAGTATTCCCATTAATAACTAATTTTGGACCAATAAAAGGCTTTTAGAGAACAAAAGAAGGACTAAGGAAAGTCAACACAAAATCCTTTGACTCATCATCATCTAAATACATGATAAAGTGCTAAAGGAGGAAATTAGTTCCAAAGAGGCCTTAAATGTCAGCAAAACACGTACATGTTTTCCTTGTTTACTATAACACGTATGTGTTGTAATGCGTGCATATTTTTCTCTCATAAAAGAGCGtacatgttcttttttcaaataacATGTACGCATTTTTAATTCAAACATATACACATTTTGCCTTGTACTTAGCCTTGTATGACAAGCCTTAGGCTTGGTAgcttcatttccctcctttttacatGTTTTCTTCTTCTAATCTGGTTTCTCAACATCCTCGACATCAATTTTAcacattatcaagtgggtatttgtaaaataACTGCCATAATTTTACACATCTTctaagatttctaaccatatatatATTTTAAGATTTGAACAACAGTagcatattaatttttaatttcttttaccaatgtctccatagttctta from Cryptomeria japonica chromosome 3, Sugi_1.0, whole genome shotgun sequence harbors:
- the LOC131049169 gene encoding leucine-rich repeat receptor protein kinase HPCA1; protein product: MGGFSCILLFIIASLCFGIDGGVTNSKDVSTMTLLKLQWRNSSQLRWEGVDPCASNWVGVTCSGSRVIYLHLTSMGLKGELPPEIGSLTALQSLDLSYNTGLTGQIPSSLGNLGRLFELLLIGCSLSGRIPAELGNLQRLKTLDLNTNKLGGTIPAELGNLSRLYWFDISSNNIRGTLPVELGKLGKAAHFHFNKNQLQGPIPPEIFHEKMSIIHVLFDQNNFSGMIPSTLGLVKTIQILKFDRNHLEGGIPSNISSLENLSDMRLSNNELKGQIPDLSVLSNLQYLDLSNNSFDASPVPQWISSLTLLTTIAIENGKLNGSLPSSVLKLPQLETLRMAGNFINGVVDLSGLTGQTLQLVDLEYNNITSFNPLNTPMDVNFFGNPVCADGSQQLKLKACHPEKAAIGTPYTTVTKDCGEATKCGENLKIDPVDCECAMPFEGYLIFRAPSFATLNIISRFQKLEKSLMNLTNLVGLTNSSVYIFCCMSFNMDDSLKIPIRIFPPVRMKYFGQAYVVNLIYSLSNQSYNPPTEFGPYYFIPTSYTHPDPSKGSSKVPVIGIAIGVPLAVLAILGMGIYIIILKRKAKRAAKNSRPFGSWGFASGECNGDAPKLKGARWFTFEELKQATNNFSTENEIGAGGYGKVYKGILAESRQMVAVKRAKAESLQGGGEFKTEIELLSRVHHKNLVGLIGFCSEEGEHMLVYEFMPNASLRDNLSGRTGITLDWRRRIQIALGAARGLTYLHDHANPAIIHRDVKSSNILLDENLNPKVADFGLSKLIADTGGRGHITSQVKGTMGYLDPEYYMTHQLTQKSDVYSFGVVLLEMLSARQPIERGKYLVREVKSASERGGRDILAELQLLDPVLRNSPISPSVLDCFVKLAVSCCEDEGACRPKMSEVVKELESMADKCGGNDIEREREMEDGEATFRKLGFHRLANSASASFDYSGSGGHIVPPIVEPK